A window from Cryptomeria japonica chromosome 1, Sugi_1.0, whole genome shotgun sequence encodes these proteins:
- the LOC131041969 gene encoding ankyrin repeat-containing protein NPR4 isoform X2: MDENANFLKGMDSRLYRASVVGSVHTLNQLLRAKLDVLNEVTPLGNSALHIAVSCGNLRFIEKLLQVVNPNSLVGYEFLRAKNSDGNTAVHLAAFHGHDKVVQELLRQIELDIEAGDILRAVNWEGNTALHEAAKGGNEKVLEVLLKHDHHGGLVGALNDAGETALFTACEGGHCNIVQILLPLMTSDKATKRSDGRTPLHSAVFHRHTGVAMMLVEQRPEMVKQADEFGRTALHMAALSPPLSTFQAGLKSYQFTMKIGELLLQKDNSLCYREDKEKKSPLHIAVKEGKYDLVKVILKYARDCRELVDGNGRKPLHLAVISAVRISEESNFAVLFQFKNMLLSLMSKRSLNHRDNSGHTALQIAMRNFDTDPALFSSIKEVLQINGAVVTPEMLEDARWIRKATTKLVFKGQGISINAVLIATVSFAAAFTLPGGLYLNPGGKPTAV, translated from the exons ATGGATGAAAATGCTAATTTCTTGAAAGGAATGGACAGTAGGCTTTACAGGGCTTCTGTGGTGGGGAGTGTGCACACACTTAACCAGTTGCTCAGGGCTAAGCTTGATGTTCTCAATGAGGTTACCCCTCTTGGGAATTCTGCACTACACATAGCAGTTTCTTGTGGTAATCTTCGATTCATTGAAAAGTTGCTACAAGTGGTTAATCCAAATTCGCTAGTAGGGTATGAATTTCTTAGGGCAAAAAATTCAGATGGAAATACTGCAGTGCACCTGGCAGCCTTCCATGGCCATGACAAAGTGGTACAAGAATTGCTTCGACAAATTGAACTAGATATAGAGGCTGGTGATATTTTGAGAGCGGTGAATTGGGAAGGAAACACTGCTCTCCATGAAGCCGCAAAGGGGGGAAATGAGAAGGTCCTGGAAGTATTACTGAAGCATGATCATCATGGCGGTCTTGTTGGTGCATTAAATGATGCCGGTGAAACTGCCCTGTTTACAGCTTGTGAGGGCGGCCATTGTAATATTGTTCAGATATTGTTGCCTTTAATGACTTCCGACAAGGCCACGAAGAGATCCGACGGCCGAACACCACTCCATTCTGCCGTCTTCCATCGACACACAG GTGTAGCTATGATGCTTGTAGAACAGAGGCCTGAAATGGTGAAGCAAGCCGATGAATTTGGAAGAACGGCCCTGCATATGGCTGCGTTATCTCCTCCACTTTCTACTTTTCAGGCCGGTTTGAAATCTTATCAATTCACGATGAAGATTGGAGAATTGCTTTTGCAAAAAGACAATTCCTTGTGTTACAGAGAGGACAAGGAGAAAAAGTCCCCGCTTCACATAGCAGTTAAAGAGGGGAAGTATGATCTTGTGAAGGTTATTTTAAAGTACGCCAGAGACTGTAGAGAACTGGTCGACGGCAATGGAAGAAAACCTCTTCATTTAGCTGTCATCAGTGCGGTCCGGATTTCTGAGGAATCCAATTTTGCTGTATTATTTCAATTCAAAAATATGCTGTTATCCTTAATGTCGAAAAGATCCCTTAATCATCGCGACAACAGCGGACACACTGCGTTGCAAATTGCAATGAGGAATTTTGATACAGATCCAGCACTTTTCAGCAGT ATCAAAGAAGTGCTTCAAATAAATGGTGCTGTGGTGACTCCAGAGATGCTGGAAGATGCCAGATGGATAAGGAAAGCAACTACTAAACTAGTGTTCAAAGGCCAAGGTATATCTATAAATGCAGTGCTGATCGCTACAGTCTCCTTTGCAGCAGCTTTCACTTTACCAGGAGGACTGTACTTAAATCCAGGAGGCAAACCAACAGCT GTGTGA